In the Balaenoptera ricei isolate mBalRic1 chromosome 1, mBalRic1.hap2, whole genome shotgun sequence genome, ttttttttaatatagcattatttttatttctgatttttataatttcactTATGCTGAAAATCCTGATTTCTCACAGTATTGTTTTAAAACcatttaattatgaaaaatagcACTCAAACAGAAAAGTGAATATAAGTACACAGCTTAAtggattattacaaaataaagacCTTTGAAGCATTGTTAGCACTGCAGAAGCCCCTACAATTTCCCTTattgcctccttccctcccctctaaTATTACTCATGGCCTATTGTCTGGACATAACTTCTTTGAATTCCTCTATTTCTGCCCTTTGGTGTTCCTGTAATTGGTAAAAGCCGCAATTGCTTTCTtaagttttgctttcttttcttttttttaaatttgtgtttgaATGTTGTTAAATTTTtccttgatctttttttaaaataaatttatttatttatttgtctatttatttatttttggctgcgtagggtcttcgttgctgtgctgtctctagttgtggtgagcaggggctactcttcgttgcagtgcgcgggcttctcattgctgtggcttctcttgttgcggagcacaggctctaggcacacgggcttcagtagttgtggcactcaggctcagtagttgtggcttgtgggctgtagagtgcaggctcagtagttgtggtgcatgggcttagttgctcagcggcatgtgggatctttgatGTTTTAGTATCTTCTATGGATACTGTATTTTACTCATGTTTTGGTTTTCATATTTAAATGGATTGGTCTTTTCTGGATCCTCTCAGATGGGAAATTATAGGGTAGTGTTCCCAGTTTCTCAGCTCAAGAACTCTCTCTCTACTGCTACAGTAAttgacaactttaaaaaatatgattcttGGATCCTGTCCTGTTTCAAGAAGTTCTACCAccaatctcttcttttttcccttgactTCCAAGACAATCCCCCACCCTTTTTAAAAGTATGCCTTTTTCTTTACCTCCTCCAATGCTTGATCTCACACCTGCCCACAGCATTCCCACTCAGGTGAGAGCTTCTTCAGTaggtaaatatttgtgaatggtTTCTAAGTTTTGCCAAAGCCAAGACTAACTGAACCCTCCATTCTTCTTACCTTTATGGCTTTCTGAACCTGTTCTCCTGGTTTGGGATGATCTTTCACCCTCACACTTAAACATAATCTGGAATTTGAGGGTTTTCTCAGTTTTGCTGAAAGTACAGGTTGTAGAATGTTTTATTTgctctttgtgcttttttttttttttttttaatattttatttattttatttatttatttatttatggctgtgttggctcttcgtttctgtgtgagggctttctccagttgcggcaagtgggggccattcttcatcgcggtgcgcgggcctctcactatcgcggcctctcttgttgcggagcacaggctccagacgcgcaggctcagtaattgtggctcacgggcccagtggctccgcggcatgtgggatcttcccagaccagggcgcgaacccgtgtcccctgcattggcaggcagattctcaaccactgcgccaccagggaagccctctttgtgctttttttgaaataaaaccaaaaacatgcACTgctcggcacgtgggatcttagttccccaaccagggatggaacctgcaccccatgcagtggaagcacagagtcttaaccactggacagccaggaaaATCCCCCAGGCTTGCATTTTAGAAAGCCCAAACTGGAGAATGGCCTGGTGATAATAGGATATTTAGGCAAGAGATGATAGAGGCCTGGATTAAGGTGGCGTCTGGAAATGGGGAGAAGGGACATGTGGAACTGGAATTTGAGCTATGGTGAATTTcacctgacattttttttctaaggATACTGAGAAGTCAATGTCCATCTTGGACGTGTCTTCATCTCCCGGAAGCAGTGGAGTGCACACCTCTTGGAACCATGGCCCATCAGGCATTCAACACATCCCTCAGTGCATAGAGCTGGAGACGATCTCCTTGGTCTCTGCTGAGGCACCCAGGCAGAACGCCAGTGAAATGGGGCCACACTTCAGTATGTTGCTGCCTGATCACGGTGTGAGCTACTGCCCCCAAGTGACTTTCACTCCTTCCCAGATGATTTACACTGAGGGAATGTCTCCTTCCCAGACAGGAATGATGATGTTCAAGGGGCCCCAGGCGATGCCCTTAGGAGAGCCCGGTATTCCAGGGATGGCCACGACCTTTGGTGGGAATCTGAGGATGTCCCCCAATGGGCCGCCAGTCTCACCTGCCAGTGGAATCCCAATGATGTCCCACGTCCGAATGCGAACAATGCCTTATTCTGACCTCCCAACAGTAACTTCTAATGGAGGCCCTTTAACACCTAAAACATTATTGGATCCAACCATGCCTTCCACTGAGGCCCTGGAAATGCTCCGCTCTTTGGATCAGATGGTGCCCCCTAGAAACCCCCACAACTATGGGATGCCCCCAGCTGGATCGCCATTATTGCTGGCTTTGGAATCCCAGGGCTCTTTTGTGAGCCAGCCAGTCTCCCAGGAAGACCCCTTCCTACCTAAGCAGCCCTTACCTGCTCCACGGAGAGCGGAGCAGTACTCCGGGGCCCAGGAAAGGGCTCCTAGGAGGAGATCCCCAGTTTCAAGGCCTTACCGCTGCGACTATGAGAACTGTGAAAAAGCTTATACTAAGCGCTCCCACCTCGTGAGTCACCAACGCAAACACACAGGTAAATGAGGTGTCAGAcgggtggggtgggtggagaaATCTCTGGGCTTTAGATTTGTGGGGGACCCCTGGTTTGTAATGGTTTGGGATTAGCCCATCATCCTTCAAGCTTGGGATCAAGCTCTGTTGGCCCCACCAGCTTGCTTTCCCACAGTCCAGTATGACTGTGCCAAGATGGAGACTGCTGATGTGCTGTCTCCTCACCACTGTcctgtgtttttccttttgcttcctcAACGTTGACTGCTCTGCTTCATAAAGTCAGACCCCTTCCTTCCTACCCGCTGGCCTATTCCTCTAAATTCCTTCTCTCCCTTGTCATTCCCCCAGGTGAAAGGCCCTATAAATGCATGTGGGAAGCCTGTACTTGGTCCTTCTTCCGTTCTGATGAACTTAGAAGACATACTCGGATACACACCAAATACCGACCACATAAATGTGACCAGTGCGGCCGACAGTTCATGAGATCTGACCATCTCAGGCAACACCAAAGGACTCATATGCGGGTGCCAACATCCCCAGACCCGCTGGCTGACAGTGGACATATGGCTggtcctcctcctgctcctggtCTTTAGGTCAGTCTGCTCTTCCCCTCATTTTGGCTTCTCTGCCCAGATACTGCCTGCGTCTGACCAGCTAGTCTCTTTGGTAGGTGTAGGTTTAGATGAAGACAGAAAGATTATAAGACAGTGTGGAAGCCCATATGAGCTCTGGACCTAGTCGGGGCCCCTCAAAAACTATCTTGGATGTCCTCACATCTCTGGGGCTACATACTTTTGTGCCAAGTTCAGCCACATGGCAAGGTGGAGCAAAGTAGCGATTGGGAGCTTTATAAAAAGCTCTTTATCTTACATCACTCCCAGCTTGAAACCCTTTAGCGACTCTCCTTTGCCTGCTACATAAAATCAAAGTTCCTTATCTTGGTCTTTGACAGTTTCCAGAGACAGACTATGTTCAAATCCTGAATTTACcacttactagccatgtgacTTTGGGAAGGGTCTTTGATCATTATGCCAGGTTCCCTCTTCtggtaaaagaaaaacagtattgGACTGTTGTGAACACATCTTATGTACAAAATCAGATTCTGTCCGGCACTCACCAACCTCATGCCTAGAGTTTGTCTCCTCCCATCATTTCCAGACTTGGGTGGAATGCCCCCACAAGACATGGGATCTGGCACCTCAAGTAGCCACTAGGAACCCAGGAATGTGGAAGAGTTAGTGCTCCTGGGGTAACATTTGACTAATGGGAGATGGGAGAAATCCAGGCCAATAAattccctcttcttccctcccttccctgaactGGTCTGGTGCAAGACACCATTTCTCCCAATGGGGAGACCTCCCAAGTAGCCAGCGGACACACCTTCTGTGCCTCTTCCAAGCTTGTCATGAAGCAGACTCAACCTGCTATCACCTGGCATTGCCTCCCATTCTCTTGCGTCGAGTCCCTTTTCTCACTCTCAATGCCCTGTATTTGCATCACCCGAATAAAACACCGGTACTTAGTTCTTGTTCTAGGCTCTGTTTTCTAGGTAACTTGGGGTTGGAAGACATTAGACTGGGGCAGAGAAGGATGAACCGCACTGTAaccttccctcttccccccaccAAGCCCAGGTACCTGGACTACTAAATATCAGCTATTAAAAGGCCTGTTCTGTCCTGCCCCTCTCCTAGGATTGAGGACCTAATGACTCCCCTGGAAACTCAGCCACAGGTAGTTCAGAACCTCATTCCTGGATTTCTCAGCCAGCTGTTTTACTGACCAGCAAACTAATAGAAAGGAACTTGCCTAAGTTCtcaagtggcagagttgggatccCAACCAGGATCTGTCCACTTCAGAAGTAGATCTCTTACCTTAGAGATAATGTCTTCTACAGGTGTCTCCTGGGCCCAGTCTGGTGCCCAGCACTATCAGATGATGGCCACAGCGAAATGAATCACATCTGGTTCCTGTGGCCCAGGGACCATCTTGGTCTAGGGGTTGAGAGGTCCACCTTGGTGCAGTGGCCATGGAGAGGAGGAGCACCTGAAGGGGAAGGTCAGAAtttctggaggaggtgacccTTGAGCTCAGTAAGCAAGGGTATGTAACATCTAGTAATCCCTTAATGTTGAAATAAACTGAGCAGATGaatcaagagaaaagagaattccaggcagagagaagctgGATCTGGCAATTGCTCCCAGGAGAGTCAGCCTGCAGACTTCCATTCATTCGACAAATGTTCTTCAACCCATGATACAGAGAACACCATGGCTGTCGGGACAACTCATGGTGAGGGGCACGGAGACAACGAAAGTGTGTGTCAGGGAAGAAAGACTTCTCAAGGAGGTGCCTGAGTCAGACCTAACGGGTTTATGGGGGTTAGCTGGACCTCCCATTTCCGGGACATCTACCTTTAGTCATGCCTTGTGCTGGACACTAAGCACTCAGAGAGCATGACAGTGCCTTGCTGCAGGGCAGAAAGATCACAACAAAAATTCTGAAAGTGCTCAATGCTGCCAAGGAGAAGAGCCAAACCTCTGTGGACTCAAACTTATTCTGGGTGTCTGGGGGAGTCTCATGGCCTTGGCTGTGactgcctgcccctcccacctccaccctaaCCCTGTCCTGCAGGGCCACCTTGGTCCATTTCCTTAGTGGCCCCAGCATACCTGGGCCTGGCATCCCAGTGGCTTCCACCCAAATTGTGAGCCAGGGGAGTGgatatgattaaaaaatggggGCAGGGGGCTCTCTTTTGTGACCCAATTACTGGCCCCAGGGACAGCAGTCTGAAGTACCCAAAGTCTCTTTCATTCCCACCTGAGCACTAGGTCCCTTCTACGGAGTGGGGGCATCTTAGGCTCAATGGGCCAGGGCTGGTCTCTGTCCGCCACCCATCTTGCTCACACGCAGCCCTGCTGGTAGGGTCAGCAGGCCAGGTTGCTTGTTGGGATGCAAGAGGGGTCTGTTGGTGACCCATCACTTTCACCGAGGAATGGAAGTGGGTAGGAGCCAGAGTGGGCAAGGGTGCGCCATGTATGCTGCAGTGGCAGGCAAAACAGGCCCCCACCCCTTGGAGGTCACAAACTAGTGGAGGAGGGACATAGGAAATGTACAGCACGCTGTGAGGACAAATATATCTATCTGGAGTTTACTATAGTAGGCCAAAGGAGTTAGGAAGGCATTTCTTAGGAAGAGTAATTTGAGCTCAGAGTTAAGGATTACCTAGGAGTTAGGCAGATAAAGGAGGTGAGGAAAGTCAGTCTATCCTTTATCCAGTGATTACCCTATGGCAGGCATGGCTAAACATTTCCCGTGTTATCTTGGTTTCAACACAAGGCAGGATAATGGGTGGGTAAGACATTGTGGGCTCTCAAGACTAGAAGATTTTAATTCTGCCTTTGCCATAAGtgactgtgtggccttgggcaaattagtTATCTCTGCTTCAGATAGCAGTGGGGCCAGATTAGTAGATTCAAGCTCAAGAGAGATAGGATTAGTCCCATTCAAAAATGGTTTCTTTGACTTGTTTAAGGGAGAGGGAGGTGTTTTGGTATTCCAGGTGGGAGTGGAAGGTGGCTTGGACCAGGTTATGGAAGTAGAGGTGGAGGATAGTAGATTTAGGAGAGACAATTAACCCTAATCCAATGAATTAATCCAGTTAATTCATTGGATTAGGTCCGTGAGGGAGTAGTCAGGATGacacccaggtttctggcttgtgTGATAAATAAGGAGAACCAGATGAAAttcattaacttatttatttttattgtgatatctAATGTGTGCAAAAAATCTTTTGTATATGTACAgcttaataataaaaacacttaTTTGCCTTTTATAACACTTGAGAAGAACTTTGAGTTCCCTTCTCATCACATTCCTTGTCCTCAGCAGAGGTAACCACTATCTTGAATTTTTAATCttgtctttgcttttctttgttgtttttaccctatatgtatctattctttttttttttttaattatttatctatttatttatttatggc is a window encoding:
- the KLF17 gene encoding Krueppel-like factor 17; translation: MSILDVSSSPGSSGVHTSWNHGPSGIQHIPQCIELETISLVSAEAPRQNASEMGPHFSMLLPDHGVSYCPQVTFTPSQMIYTEGMSPSQTGMMMFKGPQAMPLGEPGIPGMATTFGGNLRMSPNGPPVSPASGIPMMSHVRMRTMPYSDLPTVTSNGGPLTPKTLLDPTMPSTEALEMLRSLDQMVPPRNPHNYGMPPAGSPLLLALESQGSFVSQPVSQEDPFLPKQPLPAPRRAEQYSGAQERAPRRRSPVSRPYRCDYENCEKAYTKRSHLVSHQRKHTGERPYKCMWEACTWSFFRSDELRRHTRIHTKYRPHKCDQCGRQFMRSDHLRQHQRTHMRVPTSPDPLADSGHMAGPPPAPGL